From Gemmatimonadales bacterium, a single genomic window includes:
- the secD gene encoding protein translocase subunit SecD, which translates to MLDSIRARLIVIGLLAAIAVFSLWPRDVKIRTRGSDGLMHDTTERKVALKEGLDLQGGIHLGLELDQSKGKVANPTDALDRALKVIRTRIDEFGVAEPLVQKLGTSRIIVDLPGLKDPARAKAIVQRSAFLQFEMTDIEGLFRRALPAMDHALAAAGVTERSIGLAVAESAHRAAAPPGATPAAAPSVERILGGGGAAPDTGRARGRDTAKAGGIPGAGSSDTAGVLSRLLFEGQMPGEFMVPQEKVAIVSAMLEHVDSMHLLPRGIVMRWSAQALSRAARGYLGLYALAEKPIITGQELTDARAQLDPLTNQAVVNFTLSRIGGRVFERETGKNIGHNMAIVLDNLVQSQPPVIRGQIATHGQIELGNASLQDAQDLALVLKAGALPAPLQIVEERSVGPSLGRDSIHDATVAAVVGVGLVIVIMIGYYRLAGSLAVAALILYTLLTVGGLSALGATLTLPGVAGFVLSVGIAVDANVLIFERIREELALGKSVRLAIDAGYKMAMNAIVDSNVSTILTAAFLFQFGTGPVRGFAATLILGIIASMITAIYVTRTFYMIYLERRPGLQTLSI; encoded by the coding sequence ATGCTTGATTCGATTCGCGCTCGCCTGATCGTCATCGGTCTCCTCGCCGCGATCGCCGTGTTCAGCCTCTGGCCCCGGGACGTGAAGATCCGCACCCGCGGCAGCGACGGGCTGATGCACGACACGACCGAGCGGAAGGTCGCCCTCAAGGAGGGCCTGGACCTCCAGGGCGGCATCCACCTCGGCCTCGAGCTCGACCAGAGCAAGGGCAAGGTCGCCAATCCGACTGACGCCCTCGACCGTGCGCTCAAGGTGATCCGCACCCGGATCGACGAGTTCGGCGTGGCCGAGCCGCTGGTCCAGAAGCTCGGCACCAGCCGCATCATCGTGGACCTGCCCGGCCTCAAGGATCCGGCGCGCGCCAAGGCGATCGTGCAGCGGTCGGCGTTCCTGCAGTTCGAGATGACCGACATCGAGGGCCTGTTCCGCCGGGCGCTGCCGGCGATGGACCACGCCCTCGCGGCCGCGGGCGTGACCGAGCGCAGCATCGGCCTCGCGGTCGCGGAGTCGGCGCACCGCGCGGCGGCGCCGCCGGGGGCGACGCCCGCCGCGGCACCGTCGGTCGAGCGGATCCTGGGGGGAGGGGGCGCGGCACCCGACACGGGCCGCGCGCGCGGGCGCGACACGGCGAAGGCCGGGGGCATCCCGGGCGCCGGCTCCTCCGACACCGCGGGCGTGCTGTCGCGGCTCCTGTTCGAGGGCCAGATGCCGGGCGAGTTCATGGTGCCGCAGGAGAAGGTGGCCATCGTCTCGGCGATGCTGGAGCACGTGGACTCGATGCACCTGCTGCCGCGGGGCATCGTGATGCGGTGGAGCGCGCAGGCGCTGTCGCGGGCGGCGCGGGGCTACCTCGGCCTGTACGCCCTGGCCGAGAAGCCGATCATCACGGGCCAGGAGCTGACCGACGCGCGGGCCCAGCTCGACCCGCTCACCAACCAGGCGGTGGTGAACTTCACCCTGTCGCGCATCGGCGGGCGGGTGTTCGAGCGGGAGACGGGCAAGAACATCGGCCACAACATGGCGATCGTGCTGGACAACCTGGTGCAGAGCCAGCCGCCGGTGATCCGCGGCCAGATCGCCACCCACGGCCAGATCGAGCTGGGCAACGCGAGCCTGCAGGACGCGCAGGACCTCGCCCTGGTGCTGAAGGCCGGCGCGCTGCCGGCGCCGCTCCAGATCGTCGAGGAGCGCTCGGTGGGGCCGTCGCTCGGCCGGGACTCGATCCACGACGCCACGGTCGCGGCGGTCGTCGGCGTCGGCCTCGTCATCGTCATCATGATCGGCTACTACCGGCTCGCCGGATCGCTGGCCGTCGCGGCGCTGATCCTGTACACGCTGCTCACCGTGGGCGGCCTGTCGGCGCTCGGCGCCACGCTGACCCTGCCGGGCGTCGCGGGCTTCGTGCTGTCGGTGGGCATCGCGGTGGACGCCAACGTGCTGATCTTCGAGCGCATCCGCGAGGAGCTGGCGCTGGGCAAGTCGGTCCGGCTGGCCATCGACGCGGGCTACAAGATGGCGATGAACGCCATCGTGGACTCCAACGTGTCCACCATCCTGACCGCGGCGTTCCTGTTCCAGTTCGGAACGGGTCCGGTCCGCGGCTTCGCGGCCACGCTGATCCTGGGCATCATCGCGTCGATGATCACCGCGATCTACGTGACGCGCACCTTCTACATGATCTACCTGGAGCGCCGGCCGGGGCTCCAGACCCTGAGCATCTAA